In one Arthrobacter jinronghuae genomic region, the following are encoded:
- a CDS encoding M23 family metallopeptidase, with translation MSKHAASGRRRASAPIAPARPRNASPSGRRRAETKSVSVGCAAQKVAITAATSGLILTAAMPTHAAADDPVQLEPTAIDAPVSADPNADIGFARAGLSSKYDPDAKLASITVAAGSHAVPAAAKGTLSAPLDSSLVQTSGFGHRVSPITGEHGEMHNGQDFAAVCGTAVNAAASGTVVFAGWHPYGGGNRVVIDHGNGVQTTYNHLSNIAVTMGTEVDRGFLVGASGTTGSSTGCHLHFEVMVNGEVVDPLNWL, from the coding sequence TTGTCGAAGCATGCTGCTTCGGGCCGACGCCGCGCGTCAGCTCCTATTGCACCTGCGCGCCCGCGCAACGCCTCACCGTCAGGCCGTCGGCGCGCCGAAACCAAGTCCGTGTCCGTGGGCTGTGCCGCCCAGAAAGTGGCCATTACCGCTGCCACGTCGGGCCTGATCCTCACGGCCGCCATGCCCACGCATGCGGCGGCGGACGACCCGGTCCAGCTCGAGCCGACGGCGATCGACGCGCCCGTCTCGGCGGACCCGAACGCTGATATCGGATTCGCCCGGGCCGGGCTGAGCAGCAAATATGACCCGGACGCCAAGCTGGCCTCCATCACCGTTGCCGCCGGCTCGCATGCAGTCCCTGCCGCGGCGAAGGGCACACTGTCCGCGCCCCTGGACTCTTCTTTGGTGCAGACCTCCGGGTTTGGCCACCGGGTCAGCCCCATTACCGGGGAGCACGGCGAGATGCATAACGGGCAGGACTTCGCCGCCGTCTGCGGTACCGCGGTCAACGCTGCGGCATCCGGCACCGTGGTCTTCGCCGGCTGGCATCCCTACGGCGGCGGCAACCGCGTGGTGATTGATCACGGCAACGGAGTACAGACGACGTACAACCACCTTTCCAACATTGCCGTCACCATGGGCACCGAAGTCGACCGCGGATTCCTGGTCGGCGCAAGCGGTACAACCGGTTCCTCAACCGGCTGCCACCTGCATTTCGAGGTCATGGTTAACGGCGAAGTAGTGGACCCGCTGAATTGGTTGTAA
- a CDS encoding DNA repair helicase XPB: MVDGPLIVQSDKTILLEVDHEQATEARHAIAAFAELERAPEHIHSYRLTPLGLWNARAAGLDAEQVLNTLLMYSRFPVPHSLLIDIEETMSRYGRLRLEKDPQHGLVLRTNDYPVLEEVMHAKKIQPLLGPRIDGETVVVQSAMRGQLKQLLLKLGWPAEDLAGYVDGTPHPILLNEDGWALRPYQKLATENFWAGGSGVVVLPCGAGKTLVGAAAMATSSTTTLILVTNTVSARQWKDELLKRTSLTEDEIGEYSGAVKEVRPVTIATYQVLTLKRGGLYPHLELLDANDWGLIIYDEVHLLPAPIFRMTADLQARRRLGLTATLVREDGREGEVFSLIGPKRYDAPWKDIEAQGYIAPAECIEVRVDLPRDERVAYAMAEDGDKYRLCSTSETKTGVVEQLVRRHAGEQTLVIGQYLDQLDELSERLDAPVIKGDTPVKERQRLFNEFREGALSTLVVSKVANFSIDLPEASVAIQVSGSFGSRQEEAQRLGRLLRPKADGKAAHFYTVVARDTLDQDFAAKRQRFLAEQGYAYSILDATDIEKPV; encoded by the coding sequence ATGGTTGACGGACCGTTGATTGTCCAGAGCGATAAGACGATTCTTCTGGAGGTCGATCATGAACAGGCAACCGAGGCTCGGCACGCCATCGCCGCTTTCGCCGAACTCGAGCGTGCCCCCGAGCACATCCACAGCTACCGGCTGACGCCGCTGGGACTGTGGAATGCGCGGGCCGCGGGGCTCGACGCCGAACAGGTCCTGAACACGCTGCTTATGTACTCCCGTTTCCCGGTGCCGCATTCGCTGCTGATCGACATCGAAGAAACCATGTCCCGGTACGGCCGGCTGCGCCTCGAGAAGGACCCCCAGCACGGGTTGGTGCTGCGCACCAATGATTACCCGGTGCTCGAAGAAGTAATGCACGCCAAGAAAATCCAGCCGCTGCTGGGCCCGCGGATCGACGGCGAAACGGTAGTGGTGCAGTCTGCCATGCGCGGCCAGCTCAAACAGCTGCTGCTGAAGCTGGGCTGGCCTGCCGAAGACCTGGCCGGTTATGTGGACGGCACGCCGCATCCGATCCTGCTCAACGAAGACGGCTGGGCCCTGCGCCCCTACCAGAAGCTCGCCACCGAGAACTTCTGGGCCGGCGGTTCCGGCGTGGTGGTACTGCCCTGCGGTGCGGGCAAGACCTTGGTGGGTGCCGCGGCCATGGCCACCAGCTCCACCACTACCCTCATCCTGGTAACCAACACCGTCTCCGCCCGGCAGTGGAAGGATGAGCTGCTCAAGCGCACCTCCCTGACCGAGGACGAAATCGGCGAATACTCCGGCGCGGTGAAGGAAGTCCGGCCGGTTACCATCGCCACGTACCAGGTCCTGACCCTCAAGCGCGGCGGACTCTATCCGCACCTGGAGCTGCTGGACGCCAACGACTGGGGCCTGATCATCTACGACGAGGTGCACCTGCTCCCGGCACCGATTTTCCGGATGACCGCGGACCTGCAGGCCCGGCGCCGGCTGGGTTTGACCGCCACCCTGGTCCGTGAGGACGGCCGCGAGGGCGAGGTCTTCTCCTTGATCGGCCCCAAGCGCTACGACGCCCCGTGGAAGGACATCGAGGCGCAGGGCTACATTGCCCCGGCCGAATGCATCGAGGTCCGGGTGGACCTGCCGCGGGATGAGCGGGTGGCCTACGCCATGGCCGAAGACGGGGACAAATACCGCCTGTGCTCGACGTCGGAGACCAAGACCGGCGTCGTCGAACAGCTGGTCCGCCGCCATGCCGGCGAGCAGACCCTGGTGATCGGGCAGTACCTGGACCAGCTGGACGAACTCTCCGAGCGGCTGGACGCACCGGTGATCAAGGGTGACACCCCGGTCAAGGAACGCCAGCGGCTCTTCAATGAATTCCGCGAAGGGGCCCTGAGCACGCTCGTGGTGTCCAAGGTTGCCAACTTCTCCATCGACCTGCCCGAGGCCTCCGTGGCCATCCAGGTCTCCGGTTCCTTCGGCTCCCGGCAGGAAGAGGCCCAGCGGCTGGGACGGCTCCTGCGCCCCAAGGCGGACGGCAAGGCGGCGCACTTCTACACCGTGGTGGCCCGCGACACCCTGGACCAGGACTTCGCGGCCAAGCGGCAGCGCTTCCTCGCCGAGCAGGGCTACGCCTACTCCATCCTGGACGCTACGGATATCGAAAAGCCGGTCTAG
- a CDS encoding MFS transporter, which translates to MFRSLRIFNYRIWFIGALVSNIGTWMQRTAQDWLVYDILTDQDAAAMGIVMALQLGPQLLLAPWSGLIADTYNRRKVLLLTQVSMGALGLALGFLVLSGHAELWHVYAFALALGVVSAVDGPARQAFVSEVVSERDLPNAVALNSASFNGARMIGPAVAGLLTVAVGPGLVFVLNAVTFGAMVIALLKMRAGELRVLPKAPPGKGRIRAGLAYVRHRPDLIMVMLAIFIVGTFGMNFAIYIAAMARTEFGRDAGIFGVLNSVMAIGSVAGALLSARRDRPRLRFVFGAAGAFGLACILSAAAPSLILFAVSLIPVGLFALTLMTSANAYVQTTTAQIMRGRVMALYFAIFMGGTPLGAPVVGWVSNSFGPRWSLGVAAASGLLAAAIGFVWAWRTYGMRFHYDRSLPRRLSMTTDIPDKQQDPDNA; encoded by the coding sequence ATGTTCCGTTCCCTTCGCATCTTCAACTACCGCATCTGGTTTATCGGTGCCCTGGTGTCGAACATCGGCACCTGGATGCAGCGTACGGCGCAGGACTGGCTTGTCTATGACATCCTGACCGACCAGGACGCGGCAGCCATGGGAATAGTCATGGCGCTGCAGCTGGGCCCGCAGCTGCTCCTGGCCCCGTGGTCAGGCCTGATCGCCGACACGTACAACCGCCGCAAGGTCCTCCTGCTCACGCAGGTCAGCATGGGCGCCCTGGGGCTGGCGCTGGGGTTCCTGGTGCTCTCCGGGCATGCCGAGCTGTGGCATGTCTACGCTTTCGCGCTGGCTCTCGGCGTGGTGTCCGCCGTGGACGGGCCGGCGCGCCAGGCATTCGTCTCCGAGGTGGTGTCCGAGCGGGACCTGCCCAACGCCGTCGCCCTTAACAGCGCTTCCTTCAACGGGGCACGGATGATCGGCCCCGCCGTCGCCGGCCTCCTGACCGTGGCCGTGGGCCCGGGCCTGGTCTTCGTACTCAACGCCGTGACGTTCGGCGCCATGGTCATTGCGCTGCTGAAAATGCGTGCCGGCGAGCTGCGCGTGTTGCCGAAGGCGCCCCCGGGGAAGGGCCGCATCCGGGCCGGACTTGCCTACGTGCGGCACCGGCCGGACCTGATCATGGTGATGCTCGCGATCTTCATCGTGGGGACCTTCGGCATGAACTTCGCTATTTACATAGCAGCCATGGCACGTACCGAGTTCGGCCGGGACGCCGGCATTTTCGGCGTCCTGAATTCGGTGATGGCCATTGGATCCGTTGCCGGCGCGTTGCTGTCCGCCCGGCGGGACCGGCCCCGCCTGCGCTTTGTCTTCGGTGCAGCCGGAGCCTTCGGCCTGGCCTGCATCCTGTCCGCCGCGGCACCCAGCCTGATCCTGTTCGCCGTCTCGCTGATCCCCGTCGGCCTGTTTGCCCTGACCCTGATGACCAGCGCCAACGCATATGTCCAGACCACCACGGCCCAGATCATGCGCGGGCGGGTGATGGCCCTGTACTTCGCCATCTTTATGGGCGGCACGCCGCTGGGCGCCCCGGTGGTGGGGTGGGTCTCGAACTCCTTTGGCCCCCGCTGGAGCCTCGGTGTTGCCGCCGCTTCAGGTCTGCTGGCCGCTGCGATTGGTTTCGTCTGGGCCTGGCGCACCTACGGCATGCGTTTCCACTATGACCGGAGCCTGCCGCGCAGGCTGAGCATGACCACGGATATTCCGGATAAGCAGCAGGACCCGGACAACGCCTAG
- the serC gene encoding phosphoserine transaminase, whose amino-acid sequence MGDTAALKIPAGLLPKDGRFGAGPSKVRPEQMSALAAAGANLLGTSHRQAPVRNLVGSVREGLTELFSAPEGYEVVLGVGGSTAFWDIAAFGLVQDKAQHLSFGEFGSKFAAATNKAPFLSASSIITSVPGTRPEPAAEAGVDVYAWPQNETSTGVAAPVRRVEGADAGSLVLIDATSAAGGLDVDLAQSDVYYFAPQKNFASDGGLWLGMFSPAALERAARINAGERWIPDFLNLQTAIDNSRLNQTYNTPSLSTLVTLNAQIEWLNANGGLAFAAGRTAESAGRIYSWAEKSSVATPFVPRAEDRSNVIATIDFEADIDAAAIAKTLRANGVVDVEPYRKLGRNQLRIATFVAIEPDDVSALLECIDYVIANS is encoded by the coding sequence ATGGGCGATACCGCCGCACTGAAAATTCCCGCTGGACTCCTCCCGAAGGACGGCCGATTTGGTGCCGGTCCTTCCAAGGTACGCCCGGAACAAATGTCCGCACTCGCAGCGGCGGGAGCAAACCTGCTCGGCACCTCCCACCGGCAGGCTCCGGTACGGAACCTCGTGGGCAGTGTCCGTGAAGGCCTCACCGAGTTGTTCTCGGCTCCGGAGGGCTACGAAGTTGTCCTGGGCGTGGGCGGCTCCACCGCTTTCTGGGACATTGCGGCCTTCGGCCTGGTCCAGGACAAGGCCCAGCACCTGTCCTTCGGCGAATTCGGCTCAAAGTTCGCGGCAGCCACCAACAAGGCTCCGTTCCTCTCGGCATCCAGCATCATCACCTCCGTTCCCGGGACGCGCCCCGAGCCCGCAGCGGAGGCCGGCGTCGACGTTTATGCCTGGCCTCAGAATGAGACCTCCACCGGCGTGGCCGCCCCCGTACGGCGCGTGGAAGGCGCCGACGCCGGCTCCCTGGTCCTGATTGATGCCACCTCCGCTGCGGGCGGCCTGGATGTGGACCTGGCCCAGTCGGATGTCTATTACTTCGCACCGCAGAAGAACTTCGCTTCCGACGGCGGACTGTGGCTGGGCATGTTCTCTCCGGCGGCGCTGGAACGGGCGGCCCGGATCAACGCCGGGGAGCGCTGGATTCCGGACTTCCTGAACCTGCAGACCGCCATCGACAACTCGAGGCTGAACCAGACCTACAACACGCCGTCGTTGTCTACGCTGGTGACCCTTAACGCGCAGATCGAATGGCTCAACGCCAACGGCGGCCTTGCCTTCGCAGCCGGCCGGACCGCCGAGTCGGCGGGGCGGATCTATTCGTGGGCGGAGAAGTCCTCGGTGGCCACTCCGTTCGTTCCCCGCGCCGAGGACCGCTCCAACGTGATTGCCACGATCGATTTCGAGGCGGACATCGACGCCGCGGCAATAGCGAAGACCCTGCGCGCCAACGGCGTGGTGGACGTGGAGCCCTACCGCAAGCTCGGCCGTAACCAGCTGCGGATTGCCACCTTCGTTGCCATCGAGCCCGACGACGTCAGCGCCCTGCTGGAGTGCATCGATTATGTGATCGCGAATTCCTGA
- a CDS encoding DUF3027 domain-containing protein — MRPVTPSSDPSPERDADAAADAAAPAVRKRAPRRPGKPDAVLAAAVAEARAGLLDVVSEGEVGNYLGAAADAERVVTHRFSSLRPGYRGWYWYATVARMPRSKKVTVSEVGLLPSDEALLAPEWVPWSDRLRPEDIAAEQEQQEQEQRAQEQADQEQADKELAGQDNDGQQDEAGEDQTGEQHADETGAQEDE; from the coding sequence ATGAGACCGGTAACTCCCTCTTCCGACCCGTCCCCTGAACGTGATGCCGACGCTGCGGCGGATGCTGCTGCTCCGGCGGTGCGCAAGCGCGCCCCGCGCCGGCCGGGGAAGCCCGACGCCGTGCTCGCGGCTGCCGTGGCCGAAGCCCGCGCCGGACTGCTGGACGTGGTGTCCGAAGGCGAAGTAGGCAATTACCTGGGTGCAGCGGCCGACGCCGAACGGGTGGTGACGCACCGGTTCTCTTCCCTCCGTCCCGGCTACCGCGGGTGGTACTGGTACGCCACAGTTGCCCGTATGCCCCGGAGCAAGAAGGTGACAGTCAGCGAGGTGGGGCTGCTCCCCTCGGACGAAGCGTTGCTGGCTCCCGAGTGGGTGCCCTGGTCCGACCGGCTGCGTCCGGAAGATATTGCGGCAGAACAGGAACAGCAGGAACAGGAACAGCGGGCGCAGGAACAGGCCGACCAGGAACAGGCCGATAAGGAACTGGCTGGCCAGGACAACGACGGGCAGCAGGACGAGGCAGGCGAGGACCAGACCGGCGAACAGCACGCCGATGAGACAGGTGCGCAGGAGGACGAATAA
- a CDS encoding response regulator transcription factor has translation MNKSSAPEARLLVVDDEPNIRELLSTSLRFAGFDVVAAANGREALAAVDSHNPDLAVLDVMLPDMDGFTLTRRLRAAGQHFPVVFLTARDDTEDKVTGLTVGGDDYVTKPFSLDEVVARIRAVLRRTQPLEDDDAVIRVDDLELDDDAHEVRRGGVTIDLSPTEFKLLRYLMLNPNRVLSKAQILDHVWEYDFNGDASIVESYISYLRRKIDRSPDAPALIQTKRGVGYLLRSSEKR, from the coding sequence GTGAACAAATCGTCTGCACCCGAAGCACGCCTCCTTGTTGTCGATGATGAGCCCAATATCCGCGAGCTGCTGTCCACCTCGCTGCGCTTTGCCGGGTTCGACGTCGTCGCGGCAGCCAACGGCCGTGAGGCCCTTGCCGCCGTCGACTCCCACAATCCGGACCTCGCGGTCCTGGACGTAATGCTCCCGGACATGGACGGCTTCACCCTCACGCGCCGGCTGCGCGCCGCCGGACAGCACTTCCCCGTGGTCTTCCTGACCGCCCGCGACGACACCGAGGACAAGGTCACCGGCCTCACCGTGGGCGGCGACGACTACGTCACCAAACCCTTCAGCCTCGACGAGGTGGTGGCGCGGATCCGCGCCGTGCTGCGCCGCACCCAGCCGCTCGAGGACGACGACGCCGTCATCCGCGTGGATGATTTGGAGCTCGACGACGACGCCCACGAGGTGCGGCGCGGCGGCGTCACCATAGACCTCTCCCCCACCGAGTTCAAACTGCTGCGGTACCTGATGCTGAACCCGAACCGTGTCCTGTCCAAGGCACAGATCCTGGACCACGTCTGGGAATACGACTTCAACGGAGACGCCTCCATCGTGGAGTCCTACATCTCCTACCTGCGCCGCAAGATCGACCGCAGCCCGGACGCGCCGGCGCTGATCCAGACCAAGCGCGGCGTGGGCTACCTGCTCCGCTCCTCGGAGAAGCGCTAG
- a CDS encoding cold-shock protein, translated as MPIGKVKWFDTGKGFGFLATDDGQEVFLHASALPAGVSEVKPGTRMEFGVADGRRGPQALSARILEAPPSVAKATRKDAEDMAAITEDLIKLLDGISNGLRRGRYPDKKHASKVAAVLRAVADDLDI; from the coding sequence GTGCCCATCGGCAAGGTCAAATGGTTCGACACTGGTAAGGGTTTTGGGTTTCTGGCCACGGACGATGGGCAGGAAGTCTTCCTGCACGCTTCGGCCCTGCCTGCGGGAGTCAGCGAGGTCAAGCCCGGCACCCGCATGGAATTCGGTGTGGCGGACGGCCGCCGCGGACCGCAGGCCCTTTCCGCCCGCATTCTGGAGGCCCCGCCGTCGGTAGCCAAGGCCACCCGCAAGGATGCCGAAGACATGGCCGCGATCACCGAGGACCTCATCAAGCTGCTGGACGGTATTTCCAACGGACTGCGGCGCGGCCGCTACCCGGATAAGAAGCACGCATCCAAGGTAGCTGCCGTCCTGCGGGCCGTTGCCGATGATCTGGATATATAA
- a CDS encoding metal-dependent transcriptional regulator, producing MTDLIDTTEMYLRTILELEEENIVALRARIAERLRHSGPTVSQTIGRMERDGLVVVAGTRRLELTELGRRRATEVMRKHRLAERLLADVIGLDWAYVHDEACRWEHVMSERVERRLYELLGRPTESPYGNPIPGLEGIGGVAAEVFITGVVDLVSTVATAEPGTKLRLVRLAEPIQVEPELLSQLDEAGLRPGAQITAEVVGGYISVRVPGIEGALELPTEVASHVFVSPIG from the coding sequence ATGACGGATCTCATTGACACCACTGAGATGTATCTCAGGACCATCCTGGAACTGGAAGAAGAGAACATTGTTGCCCTCCGTGCACGCATTGCCGAACGGCTGCGGCACTCCGGCCCCACGGTTTCCCAGACCATTGGACGGATGGAACGTGACGGGCTCGTAGTTGTTGCCGGAACGCGCCGGCTGGAGCTGACGGAACTGGGCCGGCGCCGGGCCACCGAAGTAATGCGCAAGCACCGTTTGGCCGAACGGCTCCTTGCCGACGTCATCGGACTTGACTGGGCGTACGTGCACGATGAAGCCTGCCGCTGGGAACACGTGATGAGTGAGCGCGTGGAACGGCGGCTGTATGAGCTGTTGGGCCGCCCCACGGAATCGCCCTACGGCAATCCCATTCCCGGCCTCGAGGGAATCGGCGGGGTGGCGGCGGAAGTGTTCATCACCGGCGTCGTCGACCTGGTGTCCACTGTCGCTACGGCCGAGCCGGGGACCAAGCTTCGGCTGGTCCGGCTGGCGGAACCCATCCAGGTGGAACCCGAACTGCTTTCCCAACTGGACGAAGCGGGGCTGCGGCCCGGAGCCCAGATCACCGCAGAGGTTGTAGGCGGCTATATTTCCGTTCGCGTTCCGGGCATCGAGGGTGCCTTGGAACTGCCTACGGAAGTGGCCTCCCACGTCTTTGTTTCTCCTATTGGGTAA
- a CDS encoding helicase-associated domain-containing protein: MSAIRALAEDLAARSDDQLRELLTARPDLALPAVPDFQALAARASTRVSVQRILEKLTAPQLQVLEAVDLTTNEDSQLSTTASWLKTAISGSTIKSLDAILGHLHSLALLRRAKPHPGAPKADASRRFYLPVSVLGEALGAYPAGLGRPYSTLAAQHPEFGQRLVGIVEGLRSSGLPIEKADTPATAAHSLHHLVSDPAGWATLMEGAPPQTTELLRRFKYSPVGTIPKKAALGRAVLDNPSPTPVEWLVARGLLVPLDALHVELPRPVGQASRGHVIVSDFQLEAPRPVPRNVARNLRDNAAFGAVAETLRLVTELLALAAENPIGTLRSGGVGVREVRRLSESLRLDGAATSWLLELAALAGLITLDAATSRWGATEGTWLTQTREDQWRRLVEAWLDADRAPSLVGAPLPAGGAVNALAAEVSRPDAPVVRRRALEMLALLSDVEGAGENETVGAFETEDLISALTWHQPRLQRRFARLVPGILKEAAQLGLLGSGALTVLGSAVAGSDYSRATSVLRDALPAPLNSFLLQADLTAVAPGYLEPDVARELALISTAEGQGPATIYRFSAESIRRALDEGHDADGILAFLHQHSATEVPQPLRYLVEDTAARYGRLRVGAAGSYLRSDDEAGLNALLADPRTASLGLVRLAPTVVAANVPAKELTFSLRELGYPPALEGPARKPVGSHRMVPVPAPSSSRARLNPWELTDEDLDRQLAALRGGGPVPHAGESQSLVSLETLRKAIRTRSSVRMGVVDAQGNQRQEIFVPLSVSDGRVRVYDPRSDVERTVSVHRIMDVEIVEGSPAHG, from the coding sequence ATGTCCGCGATTCGAGCTCTGGCCGAAGATTTAGCCGCACGCAGTGATGACCAACTGCGTGAATTGCTCACGGCCCGGCCCGATCTGGCGCTCCCTGCCGTCCCGGATTTCCAGGCCCTGGCTGCACGCGCTTCCACACGTGTCAGCGTCCAGCGGATCCTCGAGAAACTGACGGCACCGCAGCTGCAGGTCCTGGAAGCGGTGGACCTGACCACCAACGAAGATTCCCAGCTCAGCACCACCGCTTCATGGCTGAAAACGGCAATCTCGGGCTCAACCATCAAATCCCTCGATGCGATCCTGGGCCATCTGCATTCCCTGGCCCTGCTTCGGCGGGCCAAGCCGCACCCCGGAGCACCGAAGGCTGACGCGTCGCGCCGGTTCTATCTGCCCGTCTCGGTCCTTGGCGAGGCGCTGGGAGCCTACCCCGCCGGGCTGGGCAGGCCGTACTCCACCCTGGCGGCCCAGCATCCGGAGTTCGGGCAACGCCTGGTGGGCATTGTCGAGGGGCTGCGCAGCAGCGGACTGCCCATAGAGAAGGCCGACACCCCTGCCACCGCCGCCCATTCCCTGCATCATCTGGTCTCTGATCCTGCAGGCTGGGCGACGCTTATGGAGGGCGCTCCGCCGCAGACAACAGAGTTGCTTCGCCGGTTCAAGTATTCGCCGGTGGGCACCATCCCCAAGAAGGCCGCCCTGGGACGCGCCGTCCTGGACAACCCCTCCCCTACCCCGGTGGAGTGGCTCGTGGCCCGCGGCCTCCTGGTCCCCCTGGATGCGCTTCACGTGGAACTTCCGCGGCCGGTGGGCCAGGCCTCCCGCGGCCACGTAATCGTCTCTGACTTCCAGTTGGAAGCACCCCGGCCGGTTCCGCGCAACGTCGCCCGCAACCTCCGGGACAACGCCGCGTTTGGAGCGGTGGCCGAAACCCTGCGGCTGGTTACCGAACTGCTGGCGCTTGCAGCTGAAAATCCGATCGGGACGCTGCGTTCCGGGGGCGTCGGCGTGCGCGAAGTACGCCGCCTCTCCGAGTCGCTGCGGCTGGACGGTGCCGCTACGTCCTGGCTGCTGGAGCTGGCTGCCCTGGCCGGGCTGATCACCTTGGATGCTGCAACCTCACGCTGGGGCGCCACCGAGGGAACCTGGCTTACCCAGACCCGTGAAGATCAGTGGCGCCGATTGGTGGAAGCCTGGCTGGACGCGGACCGCGCACCGTCCCTGGTGGGCGCCCCCCTGCCGGCAGGCGGAGCAGTGAACGCGCTGGCCGCCGAAGTTTCCCGTCCGGACGCCCCAGTGGTCCGCCGTCGGGCCCTGGAAATGCTTGCCCTGCTCTCCGACGTCGAGGGCGCCGGCGAAAACGAGACTGTCGGTGCCTTCGAAACCGAGGACCTCATCAGTGCCCTGACCTGGCACCAGCCGCGGCTGCAGCGGCGTTTTGCCCGGCTGGTGCCGGGCATCCTGAAGGAGGCCGCCCAGCTGGGGCTGCTCGGTTCAGGGGCGTTGACGGTGCTCGGCTCGGCCGTTGCCGGCAGCGACTATTCCCGTGCCACTTCCGTGCTGCGTGACGCGCTGCCTGCGCCCTTGAATTCCTTCCTCCTGCAGGCTGACCTCACGGCGGTGGCGCCCGGGTACCTGGAGCCCGACGTCGCCCGGGAACTGGCCCTGATTTCCACGGCGGAAGGCCAGGGACCGGCAACGATCTACCGGTTCTCGGCCGAGTCCATCCGGCGGGCACTGGATGAAGGGCACGACGCCGACGGCATCCTCGCCTTCCTGCACCAGCATTCTGCAACGGAGGTCCCCCAGCCGCTGCGCTACCTGGTGGAGGACACCGCAGCCCGGTACGGCCGGCTGCGGGTGGGTGCGGCCGGATCGTATCTGCGCAGTGATGACGAGGCCGGGTTGAACGCCCTGCTGGCGGACCCTCGGACCGCTTCACTCGGCCTGGTGCGGTTGGCCCCGACGGTGGTCGCAGCCAACGTGCCCGCCAAGGAACTCACCTTTTCCCTCCGGGAGCTCGGCTATCCGCCGGCACTGGAAGGCCCGGCGCGCAAACCGGTTGGCTCCCACCGGATGGTCCCGGTGCCGGCACCGTCCTCCTCTCGGGCCCGGTTGAACCCGTGGGAACTTACGGACGAGGACCTGGACCGGCAGCTTGCCGCGCTGCGCGGCGGAGGGCCCGTCCCGCACGCGGGCGAGAGCCAGTCCCTGGTCAGCCTGGAAACCCTGCGCAAGGCCATCCGTACCAGGAGTTCGGTGCGCATGGGCGTGGTGGATGCCCAGGGGAATCAGCGGCAGGAGATTTTCGTTCCCCTGTCAGTGAGCGACGGCAGGGTCCGGGTCTATGACCCGCGCAGCGACGTCGAACGCACAGTGTCAGTACATCGGATTATGGACGTGGAAATAGTGGAGGGTAGCCCGGCACATGGTTGA
- a CDS encoding NlpC/P60 family protein has product MSSHAHGRRRAATVQTNPITALSKAVSSNAGTVGRQAAVVVAASGLVLAAGLPAQASSVSTDRQALAATPLNIVAGSVTAPANAPFELPLVAPSSTSGAEYRAQVAAEEAAAQAAEELAASQAAATQAAATKNAAAARTAPAASGPAVVAASSTSAAVEAPASGNVAAGLVASAYGQIGVAQDCTAMVENALRSVGKSVGDLAPGQFFQFGSVVSTPAPGDLVITGGHVAIYVGNGQVVSGGLNGMNTGLHALSDLPGASFVRVS; this is encoded by the coding sequence GTGTCATCACACGCTCATGGCCGCCGTCGCGCTGCCACCGTACAGACCAACCCGATTACTGCACTTTCCAAGGCAGTCAGCAGCAACGCCGGAACCGTAGGCCGCCAGGCCGCCGTCGTAGTTGCAGCATCCGGCCTCGTGCTGGCTGCCGGACTTCCTGCACAGGCTTCTTCCGTTAGCACGGACCGCCAGGCACTCGCAGCAACCCCCCTGAACATCGTGGCCGGCAGCGTTACCGCTCCCGCCAACGCACCGTTCGAGCTTCCCCTGGTTGCCCCCAGCTCCACCTCGGGCGCCGAATACCGCGCACAGGTTGCAGCCGAAGAGGCCGCAGCCCAGGCAGCCGAAGAGCTGGCAGCCTCGCAGGCCGCAGCAACCCAGGCAGCAGCCACCAAGAATGCCGCAGCCGCCCGCACCGCCCCGGCAGCCTCCGGCCCCGCCGTAGTGGCAGCTTCCTCCACCTCGGCAGCTGTCGAAGCTCCGGCTTCCGGCAACGTCGCGGCCGGCCTGGTTGCCTCCGCCTACGGCCAGATCGGTGTGGCGCAGGATTGCACCGCCATGGTCGAGAACGCACTGCGCTCCGTCGGCAAGTCCGTCGGCGACCTGGCCCCCGGCCAGTTCTTCCAGTTCGGTTCCGTAGTTTCCACTCCGGCTCCCGGCGACCTCGTGATCACCGGCGGCCACGTCGCGATCTACGTTGGCAACGGCCAGGTAGTCAGTGGTGGCCTCAACGGCATGAACACCGGCCTGCACGCACTCTCCGATCTGCCGGGCGCCAGCTTCGTCCGCGTCAGCTAA